In one Aquila chrysaetos chrysaetos chromosome 24, bAquChr1.4, whole genome shotgun sequence genomic region, the following are encoded:
- the LOC115335290 gene encoding complement component receptor 1-like protein translates to MVLAFALRLLGSSALLLATAAAAREVTCPRVPNIANGLHSGQSLTKFSVGVTVYYSCKDGYALVGNVSINCTETGVWSRPLPRCEAIGCEIPKVQNGKVHGLQSTYKAGQTLYFDCDTGYAAEDTYETQCQPGGIWDPPVLICEKVQPCPMPPEITNGNHNGQGKAFFTMGTSVTYTCDPGYYLVGNAVVFCKASGRWSQPIPRCEEVTCPQPPNIANGLHSGQSLTKFSVGVTVYYSCKDGYALVGNVSINCTETGVWSRPLPRCEAIGCEIPKVQNGKVHGLQSTYKAGQTLYFDCDTGYAAEDTYETQCQPGGIWDPPVLICEKVQPCPMPPEVRNGNHNGQGKAFFTMGTSVTYTCDPGYYLVGNAVVFCKASGRWSQPIPRCEVTVCVNPDIENGWQVGGQGLISAPGQMVTFQCYTGYSLQGSAKIFCQEDGSWHPPVPVCNRLYHYQEFSNRPGLPGGCGAPTRLHFAELNEEHKNEIDFSVGKTVQYTCRPGYTKHPGMSPTITCLESGVWSEALEFCKRKQCNHPGEPVNGKIVFLTDLLFGSTVLYSCEEGHRLIGQSSRRCEISGGHVAWSGDIPTCQRIPCKPPPDIPNGKHTGRLLDEFYFGTSVTYTCNRGYPLHGEPSIYCTTRDGKNGEWSGPPPQCGEARCPVPQVQNGRIVSPRTAYTHKDTIAFECEPGYVLHGHRVVQCQLNNTWEPPVPVCEQGNWLQCTYQTGVC, encoded by the exons ATGGTGCTCGCCTTCGCCCTCCGCCTCCTCGGCAGCTCCGCTTTGCTCCTGGCCACCGCGGCTGCGGCTCGAG aGGTGACATGTCCTCGGGTACCAAACATTGCTAACGGGCTGCACAGCGGACAGTCCTTGACCAAGTTTTCCGTGGGAGTGACCGTGTACTACAGCTGCAAGGATGGCTACGCGCTGGTCGGGAACGTGTCCATCAACTGCACGGAGACCGGGGTGTGGAGCAGGCCCCTGCCCCGCTGCGAAG CAATCGGCTGTGAGATACCCAAGGTGCAGAACGGGAAggtccatgggctgcagagcacCTACAAAGCTGGACAGACTCTGTACTTTGACTGCGACACCGGTTACGCCGCAGAGGACACCTACGAGACTCAGTGCCAGCCGGGGGGGATCTGGGATCCGCCGGTGCTCATCTGCGAGAAGG TCCAACCATGCCCCATGCCTCCAGAGATCACCAATGGAAATCACAACGGCCAAGGCAAGGCATTTTTTACCATGGGAACGTCTGTAACGTACACCTGTGATCCCGGCTACTACCTGGTTGGAAATGCCGTTGTGTTTTGCAAAGCATCAGGGAGATGGAGCCAGCCCATCCCTCGCTGTGAAG aGGTGACATGTCCTCAGCCACCCAACATTGCTAACGGGCTGCACAGCGGACAGTCCTTGACCAAGTTTTCCGTGGGAGTGACCGTGTACTACAGCTGCAAGGATGGCTACGCGCTGGTCGGGAACGTGTCCATCAACTGCACGGAGACCGGGGTGTGGAGCAGGCCCCTGCCCCGCTGCGAAG CAATCGGCTGTGAGATACCCAAGGTGCAGAACGGGAAggtccatgggctgcagagcacCTACAAAGCTGGACAGACTCTGTACTTTGACTGCGACACCGGTTACGCCGCAGAGGACACCTACGAGACTCAGTGCCAGCCGGGGGGGATCTGGGATCCGCCGGTGCTCATCTGCGAGAAGG TCCAACCATGCCCCATGCCTCCAGAAGTCCGCAATGGAAATCACAACGGCCAGGGCAAAGCATTTTTTACCATGGGAACGTCTGTAACATACACCTGCGATCCCGGCTACTACCTGGTTGGAAATGCCGTTGTGTTTTGCAAAGCATCAGGGAGATGGAGCCAGCCCATCCCTCGCTGTGAAG TGACTGTCTGCGTAAATCCAGATATAGAGAATGGATGGCAAGTTGGTGGTCAAGGACTTATCTCCGCACCTGGACAAATGGTGACATTTCAGTGTTACACTGGTTACAGCCTGCAAGGCAGTGCTAAGATCTTCTGCCAGGAGGATGGCAGCTGGCACCCTCCTGTTCCCGTCTGCAATAGACTGTACCATTACCAGGAGTTCTCAAACAGGCCTGGACTTCCAG GTGGTTGTGGTGCTCCTACAAGGTTACACTTTGCTGAGCTAAACGAGGAGCATAAAAATGagattgatttttctgttgGGAAGACTGTGCAATACACTTGCCGACCTGGATACACTAAACACCCAGGAATGTCACCTACTATTACATGCCTTGAGAGCGGAGTGTGGTCAGAAGCACTAGAGTTCTGTAAAA ggAAACAATGCAATCATCCTGGTGAACCTGTGAATGGGAAAATTGTTTTCCTAACAGATCTCCTGTTTGGGTCAACAGTGCTCTACAGCTGTGAAGAAGG GCACAGGTTAATTGGACAATCCAGCAGACGATGCGAGATCTCTGGTGGACATGTTGCATGGAGTGGTGACATTCCCACTTGTCAGC GTATCCCTTGTAAGCCGCCTCCGGACATTCCCAATGGGAAGCACACGGGCAGGCTGCTGGATGAATTCTACTTTGGCACATCTGTAACATACACCTGCAACCGCGGGTACCCGCTCCATGGAGAGCCCTCCATCTACTGCACCACCCGGGATGGGAAGAACGGCGAGTGGAGCGGGCCCCCCCCGCAGTGTGGAG AGGCAAGATGTCCTGTCCCGCAGGTCCAGAATGGGAGAATAGTGTCTCCTAGGACTGCTTACACACACAAGGACACCATTGCCTTTGAGTGTGAACCAGGCTATGTTCTACACGGCCACAGAGTGGTACAATGCCAACTAAATAACACCTGGGAGCCACCCGTGCCAGTCTGCGAGCAGGGCAA CTGGCTGCAATGCACCTACCAGACTGGTGTTTGCTGA